From the Deltaproteobacteria bacterium genome, the window TCGGCGCCTATGCTCTCAACGGCCCGGTCAACGCCAAAACCGGCTGCTACGTGGCGAGCGGGCCGTATAATATTCCCAATCGCAGTCTGACGACCTATTCGGTTTATACCAATTTGCCGCCCACCGGTCCGTTTCGCGGTGTCGGCGTTTCCCATGTCTGCTGGGCCTATGAATCGGAAATGGACGATATCGCGCGGCGGTTGCATATCGATCCATTGGAGTTGCGCCAGAGGCATCTGGTCCAAGAAGGCGATGTTTTCGTGACCGGCGAAAAGCTGGTTTCCGTCGGCATCGCCGAATGCTTGCGCCGCACGGCCGAAGCCATTGGCTGGAAAGGCAAAGAAGAGCAAGCTCAACCCGCCGACGGTAAAACCCTGGTTCGCGGCAAGGGCCTCGCGGTTACGATCAAGAGCACGACCACGCCGACGACATCGTCGGCCAACGTCCGGCTCAATGCCGACGGTTCAGCGGTCCTTTTGACCAGCAGCGTTGAGATGGGCCAGGGTCTGCTCACTATCCTGGCGCAAATCGTCGGCGACGAATTGGGGCTACCCTTCGACAGAGTTACCGTGAGCTCGCCCGACACTGACATCACGCCGTACGACAAATCATCGAGCTCGAGCCGCACGACCTTTCACATGGGACAGGCCGCATTGAAAGCAGCGCAAGAGATCAAGAATCAGTTGCTCGAGGTCGCGGCGAAAAAACTCGAAGCACGCGCCGAAGACTTGGAACTACGCGACGGCGCCGTGTCCGTGCGCGGCGTACCAGATAAAAAAATGTCGATCACGGAGATCTTCAAAGCGCGCTACGGCTCGACGGTTGGCAGCATGTTCGGCGGCTATTGTTTCAAATCCGATGGCGGCTTGGATCCCAAGACCGGCAAAGGCAAAGCCGCGGCGTTCTGGTTTTTCTCGGCCTGCGGCGCCGAAGTCGAGGTCGATATCGAGACCGGCAAGGTGCGCGTGTTGAACACCGTCACCGCCGTGGACGCCGGCAAAGCGATTCATCCGAAGCAATGTGGATTGCAGAACGAAGGATCGATGCTGTCGGGCATGGGGTCAGCGCTCTTCGAAGAAATGGTGTACGACAACGGCCAGCCGATCAACAGTAATTTTTTGGAATACATGCTGCCGTCCTTGGAAGACCACCCGCAGGGATTTCAATCGATCCTGGTAGAGACACCGCATCCCGACGGGCCCTTCGGTGCCAAAGGTGTCGGTGAAGCCGCGTTGCCGCCGGTGGCGCCGGCCATCGGCAACGCCATTGCCAACGCCCTCGGCGGCGCCCGCATACGAGATTTGCCAATCAAACCCGACAAAATCATCGCCGCGCTTGAGGCGGCAAAGGAGCAACGCTGACTTGAAGATCGACATCTCGACAACCCTTAACAATCAAGCGCTCGAAGCCACGGTCTCCCCTAATCAGACTTTGCTCGAGTTCCTGCGCGACGATTTATCTTTAAAAGGCACCGTAGAAGGTTGCGGGGTTGGTGTTTGCGGTTCATGCACCGTGCTGCTCAATGGCCGGCCGGTGAGCTCTTGTCTCATGTTGGCAACCAACGCCGCCGGGAAACAAATCACCACCATCGAAGGGCTGGCGCAGAATGGCGAACTCGATCCGGTCCAGCAAGCGTTTCTCAAACACCAGGCGTTTCAATGCGGCTACTGCACGCCGGGGATGATCATGGCGGTAAAAGGCTTGTTAACCAGCCATCCACATCCCTCCGAAGAACAGGCGCGAGACTATCTCTCAGGCAACCTCTGCCGTTGCGGCACCTATGTTGAAGTGTTGGCGGCGGTAAAGGAGTTGGCCGAGGGGAAAAGATTGGAGTAATGGAGTAATGGAATGTTGGAGTGATGGGTAATTCGGATTCCTACCTTCCCCATTACTCCAACGCTCCAGTACTCCAATCTTATATCGATAACGTTTCAGACAAAGGAGGAATCACTCATGCCAACTCCCGTGCGCATATACGCCGGCACCCAAGAAGGATTGTTCGTTTGGCGCGCGAAAAACCGTGACTGGGAAACCGTTAACGTCGCGTTTAAGACCGGCACCATTGACGCCATCGACGGTTCGCGCAGCAAACCCAATATCGTTTACCTCGGTGTTACCCAAGATGGACTCTATAAAACCGAGGATGCCGGTAAAAATTGGCGAAGAGTCTTCGAAGGCAACGTCCGTGCCGTAACCGTCGATCCAACCGATGAAGAAGTCATTTACGTCGGTGTTGAGCCGATCCACCTTTACCGCAGCGAAGATGGCGGCAAGAGTTGGCAAGAGCTCGTTGGCGTGCAAGCTCTGCCCGCGGAGGTAAAAAATCACTGGAGTTACCCGCGCCCGCCGCACCGCGAGCATGTGCGCCATGTTTTTGTCCATCCCGACGATCCCAGGATTCTGCATGTTTGTTTGGAACATGGCGGCATCATCCGCAGCTTTGACCGCGGCGCAACCTGGCAGGATGTAAGCGGCGGCATCGACTATCTCGACATTCATCACTTGAGCAGCGCGCCAGGGAGCAAAGATTTATTTTTCGTTGCCACTGCCCGTGGATTCTTTAAGAGCGACGATCCTGGCAAAGGGTGGCAGCGCGCCGAACAAGGGCTGACGCGCGACTACTTTCACGATTTTGTTTTTCTGCCGGGCAAGCCCGGCGCCATGCTGGTGGCCACAGCGGATAAATCTCCGGGCTATTGGGAGCGCCCGGAGCGCGCCCAGGGCGCGGTTTTTCGCAGTCGTAATTTGGCCGAGAGCTGGGAGCGCGTCGGTGTTGGCAAGTGGCTGCCCAATGACATGAAACAGATGGTCTGGGCACTGGCTCAGCATCCTGAAGACTCGTCGATTGTATATGCCGGTCTCGGCGCGGTCTCGCGCGGACGCTCGGCGGATGCTAGCCAAAAAGGCGAAGGCGATATTCTTGTCAGCGAAGATCAAGGCGACAGCTGGGAAAGATTGCCGCTGGAAATGCCCGCTGACCGCGTGCTTTGGATTGCCGAGGACTCTTAGGTCGCCAGGAGGTATTATGAACTGTGGTTTCGATTTGTCGCGTCTCGCTTCGTTGATCGCCGTCGCCTGCTTTTGGACTCCGGTTTTCGCGCAATCCCCGGAACTCATTCAGGCCGCCAAGAAGGAAGGTGAAGTGATCGTTTTCGGCTCCCTAGAAAACGACGTTGCCGCGGCGATCAATAATGGCTTCGAAGCCAAGTATGGCGTCAAAGTAAAGTACTTTCGCGGCTCGTCCACCGTTATCATCGATCGCATCACCACCGAACATCGCACCGGAAAGGTCAGCTCGGACATTGTCTACACGACGTCTGAGCCGATGAAGTTCATCAACAAAGAAAAGGGACTGCTCGTACGCCACGTTTCGCCGTCGGCAAAGAACTACGACAAAAAACTCATCGATGATTTTTTCGGCCCCAACTATCGCAGCGTCATCATCGGCTTCGTTTTCAACAAGAGCATGATTAAACCCGAGGATGCGCCCAGGAGCTACGAAGATATCGTCAACCCGAAGTGGAAAGGTAAGATCGCCATGGGCAACCCGTCGCTGCACGACACGACGATCGATTGGCTATCGAGTCTCGCTCTCGTGTTTGGCTCACAGCAGAAAGCCAATGACTGGATCAAGCGGCTGGCGGCACTGGAGCCGTTGATGCTCGACTCCATGGTTCCGGTCGGCGAGCGCATCGCTTCAGGCGAAGTTCCCCTGGGAATCGCCTATCCCAAGTATGTCCAAGTATGGGGCAGAAAGGGCGCTCCTCTCGATTACGTCAAGGGACTGCCGGTCTACCTGGGAGACGGAAATTACATCGCCATGACCGGCAAGGCGCCCAATCCCAATGCCGCGAAACTTTTTATCGATTATTTTCTTGGCCAGGAAAGCTCCGAGATAATGGCCAGCGCCGGCGAGTTTGTAAACCGCCAAGGCATCTACCCGCCGATCCCTGGCGCCGATCAGGTCGTCAGCAAATTCCTTCAGATGAATGTGATGAGCGCCGACGAGTACGGCAAAAAAAAGGAAGAGTATCGGCAAATCTTCAAGCGCTAATGGCTCTGGCCCATAGAATTGGGGCGCTCGCAACGAATCGGTCTCCCACGGAGGATATACCCATGAGCAGATACACTCGTTCGATGTGTACGACCCTCGGCTGTTTCGCTGCTACGATCGTTCTTTTCGCGGCAGCCTATTTCTATGCTGCATCTGATTCCCACGCTGCGCCGGCGCCGGCGAAATCTCGAGCGGCATACACAGTCATCTCGGGTATTCTCACCCCCCTATGGATCGCCGCGGAAGAAGGCGCGTTTCGGAAATATAATCTCGCCCTCGATTTGGTTTTTATCTCCGGCTCACCCGTCACAATCAGTTCTCTGGTTTCCGGGGAAATCGATTTCGCCGCGCCCGGCGCTGAGCCGGCGGTTAGCGCAATTTTGGCTGGCGCGGATCTGTCGATCGTCGCTTTTGTCGCCAACCGCACTCCGATCAGCCTGTATGTCGAACCCACCATCGCCAAAGTTGAGGATCTAAGGGGCAAGACTGTGGCGTTGACAAGCTTTGCGTCGAGCGGCGCCTATTTACTTAAAGTTTGTCTCGGCGAGGTGCGCTTAGAACAACGCAAGGATGTTCAGGTTACCCAGTCCGGGGGTTATGTAGAATCTCTGGCTGCCCTAAGCTCCGGCCGGGTACAGGGCGCGCTCTTGGCGCCGCCGATCAGTTGCCGGGCGGAAGCTTTGGGCTTCAAGAAAATCTGGAGCGGCGCCGGCGTCGAGTATCCGTCAACGACGATCGCCGTGCGTAAGTCGTTCCTCAAGAAGTCTGAAGATTCGGTTATGCAGTTTCTGCAGGCCGTCGCCGACGGCGTGCATGTTTTCAAGACCGATCGGGATAAGGCGCTCAAAGTCATGGCGCACTACACTAAAATCAAAGACCGTAACATTTTGGAGAAAACCTATGTCGACAACAAAGACGTGCACAACCAGATGTTGTTGCCCACGGAGTCCGGCATAAAAACCATTCTCGAAGTCCTGGCTGCGGTGAATCCCAAGGCCGCAAACGCCAAACCCGAAACGTTCATCGATACCGGCCCGGTGAAGAAACTCGAGGAACGCGGCTTTTTCAAGAAGTTTTCGAGCTAGCGCGCCAATAAGATTACGCCTAATTGTATTGGCAGTTTTATCTGTTTCCATCCCATCGATTCAAACCGGTAGTACACCGTTAAGTTGCAAAAGAGGATTCATGATTGGATACAAAATCTTTTCCCTTCTATTGTTGTTTCTATTTGGCGGGGTAACCGAGTCCCGTTCCCAGGATAAAATCCGCGTCGGCTTGGGCTCCATCAGTTTGCAGTCGGGGCTGGTGCATATCGGCAAGGATCGTGGCTTGTTCGCTAAGTATGGACTGACGACCGAGGCAATCTATATTCCCGGCGGCTCGACCAACGTGCAAGTTCTCATCTCCGGCAATCTCGATCTGTCGCAGTTGAGCGGCGCGCCCGGCGTGGCGGCGAATTTGGAAGGCGCGGATATCGTTTACTTCGCCGGTCTGCTCGACAAGTTAAATTATCAACTGATCGCCCGCTCCGACATCAAGTCGATTGAACAATTGAAAGGCAAAAAATTCGCCGTCAGCCGCTACGGGTCGTCCGCCGATTTCGGCATGCGCGCCATGCTCAAGCGCGTCGGCGTCGATCCGGTAAAAGAAGCGACGATTTTGCAGATCGGCGACGAGCCGGCGCGCATCGCCGCGATCACGTCGGGCAACGTCGACGGCACCGTGGTCAATGCGCCGTTTAGCAGCGAGGCGGAACGTTTGAAGCTCAACGTGCTCGCTGATTCCGTAAAGATGAACGTGCCGTTCTTCAATACCGGCTTACTCGGCAGCCGGCGCTTTCTCGAAAAGCAGGATGGCCGGGTGATGAACTTCCTGCGCGCTTATCTCGAAGCGATAAAGATTTTGAAAACCGAACGGGAATATTCGGTCAAGGCATTAGGCCAGTTCACGCGGGTAAATAACGTTAAAGCGCTGCAGGAAGGCTACGACTATTTCGTCAATCAATTAGCGAATGTGCCGTATCCTTCGGTGGAAGCGATGCAAGCGGTGGTCGCACAGATCGCCGAGACCAATGCCAAAGCGCGCGGCATCGACGCGAAAATTTACGTCAACGATCGCTATTTGAAACGGTTGGAGGAAGAAGGGTTTGTGAAGAAGATTTGGGGCAAGTGAGCGGGCGTGCCGTTATGGCAACGCGCGGCGATGACAATGGCGGAATCGGAAAATTCTAATACAGGTAGTCCAGCGGATCGATCTGCCATCTCTCCGGAGATTCGCAGCCGACGATGTCGTAGGGATTGCCGGCGTTAATTTGGCCTTCCAGGACTATCTCGTAGGGCTCGATCTTGGAATGTTTTGTGACATCATAGACGGCGCGCACGACCGGGTGAAGCATGTCTTTTTTGCCGTGGTCGATCACGATCGCCAATAGGGAATTTTCCAGACGGACCAGAGTGCCGATCGGATAGATGCCCAGATGGGCGATGAATTTTTCGACCAGGTCGCGGTTCAAGTAGCTTTCGCTCCACTCCAAGAGTTTTTTTAACGCTTCGGTGGGCGGTAGGGCCTTCTTATAGCAACGTTCAGAGCTCAGTGCGTCGTAGATATCGACAATGGCGGCGATCTGACCGAAGACACTGATCTGGTCGCCCTTTAACCCCTCGGGGTAACCCGTACCGTCCAGACGTTCGTGATGATGGGAGGTTACGCAGGTGCAGCTTTGATCGAGTTGGGTATACTGCTCAAGCGTTGTCTCTCCGTCTTTGACATGGCGCTTGATGATGTCAAATTCTTTCTCGGTCAGCCGGCCCGGCTTATTGAGGATCTCCGGCGGTACTTTCATTTTGCCGATGTCATGCAGCAAACCGCCGATGCCGATTTGCTTTATTTGGCCGGCGTCGAAGTGAAGTCCCTGGGCGAAGGAAATGCACAGCGCGGAAACTGAGATGGAATGCACATAGGTGTACTCGTCGACTTCTTTGATGCGCAGCAGGCTGACGAGCGCGTCTTTGTTGCGCAAAACCGACTCGGTCATTCGGTCGACAGTGCTCTCAACCTTGTTCATCTCCATGCGGGTGCCGAGCTTGACGTCCAGCATGAACTTCTCGGTGGTTTGTTTGGCCTCGCGGATCAGCAGTCTGGCCCGGGCTAGCTCGTCTTTCATCGAGCTGCGATGCTTTGCCGCCGTCGCGGGAATATTTAGTTGGGTTAACTCGCTTTGAATTTTCTCCGCCGCCTCCCGCTGTGTCGGCGCGTCATCGATGTCTAGCCCTTTGTCCGTGTCGATGTAGAGTTCGCGTATGCCCTGTTTAACTATTTTATGAATTTGTTTGTCGGTCTTGATTTTGGTGCGGTCGGCGAGGAACGGATGATGCAGCCATCTACAGTTGAAATCGTGAACAAAAAACCCCGGCTTGAGCTGCTCAGCTTTGATCTTCTTGATCATATTTGATTCCATTTAACCCCGCCTCTTGAGGCGGGCACAATTAAATGGGGTTTCCAAAGGGGGCGAGCATCCCCTTTGGTCGCGAGCGGGGTTCAAACCCCGCTTGCGATTCTAACTTGATTGACCGCGATAGCGCTCCTCAGTAGCATCGGCTGCTATTGGAAAAACTTAATCCAGGCACAGTGAAGTTGGGGACGGCGGGCGCTAGCCCTGGGGGCGGGAGCCTGCGCCGCCTCGAAAGGCTGGAGATTGGGTTTTGCATTTCACGGGCCACGGGCGTATGCCCGAAGGTGTCTATGGGATCACAAGGTTTACTGATTTTGCCGGAGGCATTCATGAAATCGCGTTGTCGGTCGGCAACTAACGGTTTGCTTGGCACGCTACTGATATCGCTTGCGGCGGTCGTCCACGCGGGTTACGTTTTTGCCCAAGCCGATTTTTACAAGGGCAAGACCATCAAGATCATCCGCGGCGGCGGCCCCGGCGGCTCGGGCGAGTTTCAGACCAGGGCATTGGTGAAGTTTCTCGAAAAATATATTCCCGGCAAGCCGCATATCATGGTTGAGTTCATCGAGGGCGCGGCGGGAAGAAAAGCGGCCAATGTCATTTACAGCACCAGCAAACCCGACGGACTGACCATCGGCTCCATCGGCGCGGGACTGGTGGTCGGGCCGATCTTGGGTCTGCCGGGCAGCAACTACGATCTCGACAAATTTATTTATCTGGGCTCCACCGACGGCGGCGATCCCTATGTGTTCTACACCAAGGGCGAAATGGGTTTCGATAGTCTGGCCAAACTGCGCGCCGCCAGCGGTGTCAGATTCGGCGCCCACTCGGTGGGCCATCCGGTCTACGTCACCGGGCGTATGGTCGCCTATCTGCTCGGTTTAAAAGAGCCCAAGTTTGTCACCGGCTTCACCGGGCCGGAAATTTACATAGCCGTCGAACGCGGCGAGCTCGACGCCCATGCCACCGGCGCGGCGCGGTTCGTCATAGAGAAGTCGGAGTGGATCGAGAAAAAACAAATTCATCTTCACGCCACGCTGACGGTGCCCAAAGGCCGCCACCATCCAAGCTTCGCCCACTTGCCGGAGTTGGGAACATTTGCCAAGACCGACACCGAACGGAGACTGCTCGACATGTTCCGCGCCTTCCAATATCCGCGCTGGCCCTACATCTTTTCTCCCGGCACGCCCAAAGACCGCGTGCAGATCATCCGCGCCGCCATGAACAAAGCCTTCGCCGACCCGGAATTCCCCGGCGAGTTCAAAAAACTCATGGGCGACGGCCCGGCGCCGATGAGCGGTGAAGAACTGGAACGCGCGATCAAGGAACTGCCGCGGGATAAGGAAGTCGTGCAGCTTTATCAGAAACTGGCGGGGGCGGAGCCGTTGCCGGCGCGGTGAGTGGGGGCCAAAACCGTCTGAACTTATGTCCGATCTAGTCGTCATAGTTGGTCCGCCTGCGGCTGGTAAAGCCGCAGTTGGACACGCGGTCGTGCAGTTGACTGGATACCGCTTGTTTCACAACCATCTCACAGCTGAGCCGGCAGCGGCTCTTTTCGGATGGGGAACGCCCAGGCAAGAAGCGTTTGCTACTGAGATACGATTACTAGCTTTTTCGCGTTTGCTGGAAAATCCAAAGAGCTTGGGCACGATCTTTACGTTCGTTTGGTGCTTCGACCTACCAGCAGACAACGACTTTATTGCTGAGGTCGTGCGGCTGTTTGAGTCCAAGAAACACAAGGTGTTTTTTATTGAACTACTGGCTTCTCTGGAATCACGTATTGCGCGTGAAGGTACGCCACTGAGACTGTCGTTGAAACCAAGCAAACACGATGTAAAACGTGCCCGCGCACTGCATCGGGAACGAGAAGGTAAGTATCAAATGAACTCCGAAGGAAAGTTTCCGTATCCTGAGCGTCATTCGATCATCGACACGGACATTCACACACCGGAGGAGGCCGCTAAGATGATCGTCGAGAGATTTGGGCTTACGCAAACAAAGAAGGGTTCCGCCTAAATCACGGTCGGTCGGCAGATCCGACAATTCTTCATCTTCGTGAGAGACTTCCCACACGCGACGAGGATTCTACTTCGCGAGAAAATCCGCCACCAGCTTCGCCGTCTCCGCCGGCTTCTCCACATGGGCGCTGTGCCCAGCGCCGGCGATCACTTTCAAGTCACCGCTGTTGGCAATCAGCTTGGCGTAGGTCTCGCCGTGGGAGCGCGGCACGAAGCCGTCTTTTTCGCCCCAGATGACCAGCGCAGGCGAGGTGATGCGATGCAGGCGGTTTCTGAGCGGGCGATTGTAAAAATACGGCGGCTTGAAGCCGATGCGCGAACTCAGTCTCAACATTTGATAGCGGCGCACTTCGTCTTCCAGTTCGCCCTTGCCGTCGGGGAACATTTCTAGCGCATCGGCTTGGCTGGCGCTGAAGAATAGCATTTCGCGCAGCGTCGCATAGCGTTCGCCGAATTCCGGTTGGGCGTGCATGAAGATGTCGGCGATCAGCGCGCCTTCGACGAACAGGCCCGACGCGCCGATCAGCACTAGCTTGCGGATTTTTTCCGGATGGCGGGCGGCGAGTTCGGCGGCGATCCAGCCGCCCAGGCAGTGGCCGACCAGATCAAACTTGTCGAGCTTTAAAGCGTCGATCACTTCGAGATAGTGAAAGACCACGTCTTCGATCACGTCGATGTCTTTGTTCTCATCGCTCTGGGCGCAGCCGGGATGGGCCGGGGCGATGACGCTGGCGTTTTTTGCCAGCTGTTCGTGGAACGGCAGCCACGACTCTTTTACCGAATGCACGTCGGCGAAGCCGTGCAGGTACAAGAGCGGCGCGCCGCTGCCGTTTTCCAGGAGCCAAACTTTTCTGCCGTTGACGTTCAATACGCGACCGCTCATGACTGCACCGCCTGTGCCGATGGCTCGATGTTGATGCCGGGAAATTCTCTGGTGAACTGTTTTTCCGAGTCGTGACGCAAGAGCGGCGCGACTTTCTCGGCGAACAGCTTCATGTTCTTGCGCGCCAGATGGTCCTGCATGTTGCCGAATTGAAACTGGATCAACAGATTGCCGACCTTGGCGCGCTCGATCAAAGCGCGGATGCGGTTGGCGACGGTCTCGGGGCTGCCGACGATGATCGACTGTGAGGCTTCCAACTCTTCCCAGTTTTCGACGTCGCCGAGTAGCTTGCGTCCCGGCTTGTAGCCCTTCATATATTCGCGCCAGGCTGCCGCGGGGATGTACGGCACGCCGGGGCCGTAGGTGAGCTGGCGGCCTTCTTTGCGCAGGTGGCCCTTTAAACAGTTCTTCAAGAAATACCAGACGCCTTCTTCGCACTCTTCGCGCGCCTGCTGATCCGTATCGGCAACGTAAACCGACATCAAAATGCCAAACCTAAACGGGTGATACTTGTCGCCGTGATCTTCCAACACTTTGGCGAACTCTTGCTGGGCGCGATGGGTTTCGCCGCCATGGCTGCGCGATGAGAGAAAATAACAGTAGCCGCGTTTAGCGACTTCGATCATGGTCGACGGACTGCGCGAGCCGGGAATCCAGACCGGTGGAAACGGTTTCTGCAGCGGCTTGGGCCAGAGGTTCACATAGCGCAGCGGATAGTAGCGGCCTTCGTGGGTGAATGGCCCGTCGTCGGTCCAGGAGCGGACGATCAGATCAGCAGCCTCCCAAAATTTTTCCCGGGTGTTGGCCGACGGCACGTCGTAGTTGAATGTTTCCGGACCGCCGCCGGGAGCGAAGCCGGCGATCAATCTGCCGTTGCTCATCTGGTCGAGCATGGCGTATTCCTCGGCGACGCGCATGGGATTCATGTGCAGTGGGAGAAGATTTCCGAGGATGACGATTTTTCCGCGCTTGGTGCGCTGGGTCAGCGCCGAAGCGATGATGTTGGGCGACGGCATCAAGCCGTAAATATTCTGGTGATGCTCGTTCAAGACCATGCCGTCGAAGCCGAGCTCGTCGGCGAGGGCGAGCTGATCGATATACTCTTGATAGAGGCCGCGGGCCTGCTTGTTGTCCCAGAGTTTGTTGGGTGTGGTCACCCAACCGCTATGGCCCGACTTGTCGAAGTCTTTATCGAGGTAGGGATAGGCCATGAAATGCCAGCAAAACAGTTGCACAGGTTGCATCGATCACCTCATGTGAAGATTGCTAATGGCTTGGGAATTTTTTCGGACTATAGCGGCAATTGTCGGCGTAGTGCAACCGATGACGAGGGTGGGTAGTGGTTCAGATTCGCCTGAATTTGTAGGGGCTATGTGTCCGCCCGTTCGGAGGGCCGACACGCAGGTCGGCCCCTACAGTGAGATGCGATGTTAAAAACCAACTGAACCGCAACCCGATGGTGTTGGCGATCGTGGGGGCGCGTTACGCCGGCTCGCAAAAGCGTTTGGCCGAGAGTAAAATACTTTTCATCGAGGTCATCATCTTGGAATATTGGAATAGCTTTAAATTTCTTGCGCTGATTTTGCTGCTGGCGAGTTGCTCCGGCAATACCGAAATCGATTTTGCCCGCTCTCTAGAGGTGCCGCAGCCGGCGGATATCGTTCTTCGCGGCGGTAAGATCGTCACCGTTGACCGCGATTTTTCCATCAAGCAGGCGTTGGCAATCAAAGCCGGACGGATCATCGCCGTTGGCAGCGACCGCGAGATGCGCGTGCACACCGGACGGCGAACGAAGGTGATCGAGCTGCGCGGCCGCACGGTGATCCCGGGATTGATCGATTCGCATATTCACGCCACCGTCGCCGGCTTGAGTTGGGACGCCGAGTTGCATTGGGAGCAGACTCGCTCGCTGGCCGAAGGATTGCAGTCGATCGCCGGCGCGGCGAAAAAACAGCCGGCCGGAAGTTGGATCGTCGTCGCCGGCGGTTGGGTGCCGACGCAGTTTGCCGAGCGCCGTTTTCCAAGCCGGGCGCAATTGGACGCCATGGCGCCGAACCATCCGGTTTATGTGCAATACCTGCGTCAAGGCGCGTTGCTCAACAGCGCGGCGCTCAAGGCCGCCGGCATTGAGAGTAAAGCCGCCGATCCGCCGGGCGGTAAATTCGAACGCGATCCGAGCGGCGAGTTGACCGGCTGGCTCCAAGGCGTCGGCGGATGGCAATACGCCTACCAAAAAATTCCCCGGCTGAGTCTCGACCGCATGCGCCAGAGCCTAATTAACTGTTTTCGCGAACTCAACCGTTTGGGACTGACTTCCATCGGCGATTTCCACACGACCGGAGTGACGTTCGCGCACCGGCGCATTCTTGCCGACATGATGCGGACTGGGGAATTGACGCTGCGCTTGCACTATTTCATCGCGCCCACTGATAACAGCGGCGACGAACTCGATCAATTG encodes:
- a CDS encoding ABC transporter substrate-binding protein, with the protein product MALAHRIGALATNRSPTEDIPMSRYTRSMCTTLGCFAATIVLFAAAYFYAASDSHAAPAPAKSRAAYTVISGILTPLWIAAEEGAFRKYNLALDLVFISGSPVTISSLVSGEIDFAAPGAEPAVSAILAGADLSIVAFVANRTPISLYVEPTIAKVEDLRGKTVALTSFASSGAYLLKVCLGEVRLEQRKDVQVTQSGGYVESLAALSSGRVQGALLAPPISCRAEALGFKKIWSGAGVEYPSTTIAVRKSFLKKSEDSVMQFLQAVADGVHVFKTDRDKALKVMAHYTKIKDRNILEKTYVDNKDVHNQMLLPTESGIKTILEVLAAVNPKAANAKPETFIDTGPVKKLEERGFFKKFSS
- a CDS encoding alpha/beta hydrolase, which produces MSGRVLNVNGRKVWLLENGSGAPLLYLHGFADVHSVKESWLPFHEQLAKNASVIAPAHPGCAQSDENKDIDVIEDVVFHYLEVIDALKLDKFDLVGHCLGGWIAAELAARHPEKIRKLVLIGASGLFVEGALIADIFMHAQPEFGERYATLREMLFFSASQADALEMFPDGKGELEDEVRRYQMLRLSSRIGFKPPYFYNRPLRNRLHRITSPALVIWGEKDGFVPRSHGETYAKLIANSGDLKVIAGAGHSAHVEKPAETAKLVADFLAK
- a CDS encoding (2Fe-2S)-binding protein, translated to MKIDISTTLNNQALEATVSPNQTLLEFLRDDLSLKGTVEGCGVGVCGSCTVLLNGRPVSSCLMLATNAAGKQITTIEGLAQNGELDPVQQAFLKHQAFQCGYCTPGMIMAVKGLLTSHPHPSEEQARDYLSGNLCRCGTYVEVLAAVKELAEGKRLE
- a CDS encoding ABC transporter substrate-binding protein encodes the protein MIGYKIFSLLLLFLFGGVTESRSQDKIRVGLGSISLQSGLVHIGKDRGLFAKYGLTTEAIYIPGGSTNVQVLISGNLDLSQLSGAPGVAANLEGADIVYFAGLLDKLNYQLIARSDIKSIEQLKGKKFAVSRYGSSADFGMRAMLKRVGVDPVKEATILQIGDEPARIAAITSGNVDGTVVNAPFSSEAERLKLNVLADSVKMNVPFFNTGLLGSRRFLEKQDGRVMNFLRAYLEAIKILKTEREYSVKALGQFTRVNNVKALQEGYDYFVNQLANVPYPSVEAMQAVVAQIAETNAKARGIDAKIYVNDRYLKRLEEEGFVKKIWGK
- a CDS encoding extracellular solute-binding protein, yielding MPVSARSRADARRMLAKKAKAIFLSAKIKATAGKDCRWKCPLTACFGLPRTLRSPGGIMNCGFDLSRLASLIAVACFWTPVFAQSPELIQAAKKEGEVIVFGSLENDVAAAINNGFEAKYGVKVKYFRGSSTVIIDRITTEHRTGKVSSDIVYTTSEPMKFINKEKGLLVRHVSPSAKNYDKKLIDDFFGPNYRSVIIGFVFNKSMIKPEDAPRSYEDIVNPKWKGKIAMGNPSLHDTTIDWLSSLALVFGSQQKANDWIKRLAALEPLMLDSMVPVGERIASGEVPLGIAYPKYVQVWGRKGAPLDYVKGLPVYLGDGNYIAMTGKAPNPNAAKLFIDYFLGQESSEIMASAGEFVNRQGIYPPIPGADQVVSKFLQMNVMSADEYGKKKEEYRQIFKR
- a CDS encoding HD-GYP domain-containing protein: MESNMIKKIKAEQLKPGFFVHDFNCRWLHHPFLADRTKIKTDKQIHKIVKQGIRELYIDTDKGLDIDDAPTQREAAEKIQSELTQLNIPATAAKHRSSMKDELARARLLIREAKQTTEKFMLDVKLGTRMEMNKVESTVDRMTESVLRNKDALVSLLRIKEVDEYTYVHSISVSALCISFAQGLHFDAGQIKQIGIGGLLHDIGKMKVPPEILNKPGRLTEKEFDIIKRHVKDGETTLEQYTQLDQSCTCVTSHHHERLDGTGYPEGLKGDQISVFGQIAAIVDIYDALSSERCYKKALPPTEALKKLLEWSESYLNRDLVEKFIAHLGIYPIGTLVRLENSLLAIVIDHGKKDMLHPVVRAVYDVTKHSKIEPYEIVLEGQINAGNPYDIVGCESPERWQIDPLDYLY
- a CDS encoding xanthine dehydrogenase family protein molybdopterin-binding subunit, whose amino-acid sequence is MALVGSDVAMVGGIAKVTGAVNYAPDLLLARMLFAKALRSPFPHANILRIDTTKAEKLPGVVAVVTRDDLSGLNPYFGPVVDDQPVVATERVRHVGEVVALVAAESREIAEEALDLIDVEYQELPAVFDLMEAVKPGAPVLHAQRKETTAGVHREEFNFQVGGNVCSVYHVEDGDIKTGFAEADEILENTYTLPPVQHGHIEPHAATAYWEPSGKLVLHSATQNPSGVQEQLAQIFKLPENQVRVIVPLVGGGYGGKTHARLEPALALLARKARRPVQWVLTRDEVFLTGRRYGAVVKIKTGFKRDGRIVARQVEAFYEIGAYALNGPVNAKTGCYVASGPYNIPNRSLTTYSVYTNLPPTGPFRGVGVSHVCWAYESEMDDIARRLHIDPLELRQRHLVQEGDVFVTGEKLVSVGIAECLRRTAEAIGWKGKEEQAQPADGKTLVRGKGLAVTIKSTTTPTTSSANVRLNADGSAVLLTSSVEMGQGLLTILAQIVGDELGLPFDRVTVSSPDTDITPYDKSSSSSRTTFHMGQAALKAAQEIKNQLLEVAAKKLEARAEDLELRDGAVSVRGVPDKKMSITEIFKARYGSTVGSMFGGYCFKSDGGLDPKTGKGKAAAFWFFSACGAEVEVDIETGKVRVLNTVTAVDAGKAIHPKQCGLQNEGSMLSGMGSALFEEMVYDNGQPINSNFLEYMLPSLEDHPQGFQSILVETPHPDGPFGAKGVGEAALPPVAPAIGNAIANALGGARIRDLPIKPDKIIAALEAAKEQR